The segment AGGTAAGgttgctttttgttttgttttgtgttgtaTTAGGCTTCAAgagttttgtttttttaatgctttttttaTCAACTCGCTCAAGACCTAAGTTTGCATTGAGTTTGGCCTGTGTTTTACAGTTGACTAGAGCATGGGATGCCTTGCCCAATTATCCACTGGTTTGTCTCAGGAACAGTTGTGAAGGAGTTTATTGGGCATTTTGGACCATTTACTAGCCTGGGATCAGGACTTTTTGTGAATCTAGTTTGGGTATATGGCtgcatatgtaatgtcccctttcggATTTACTGGTGCAGGAGCAACTAAGTTGTCTTCAAGCGTCTATGAGGCAAATTATGAAACCTTTGTGTTTTGAAGGGTGAAAGTGGTAAATAAGGTCTTGAAAGACcatatgtgatgtaataaggtcattagGACCATTAGTTTGTATGTGGAGTCTTAGTAGGAGTCATGTtgataaaaattgtcaaaattgtcattttgtgGCAAATATGTCTTAATGGGGTCATATATGGTAGTTTATGATGTATGAAGGTATTTTAGTCCTATTTGGACCTATTCATATTAGTTTTGAGTCATAGAAGTCTTGGTTTGAGTCTAGGTTGCATTTTTGATAAAATTGTCAATGTTGCCAAAATGTTGTCAAGGCAACTTTTGCATTTTAAGAGCAATTAGGGGTTGGTTAGTTGAAACAAATTTTAAAAGTGGTTATAACCATTGGGAAGGCTTGGGAAACATTTAATCAAACCTCCCCTTGGTCATTCTGAGGTTGGATGTGATGTATGTAGCAAGAAAATCAATAAAACTTGAAGGTTCCCTGCACTTTTCTGAGAATTACCATATGACAGTCTGCTCTTGGGCGTTTTTATTCATAATTTCAAGTTCTATTACATTGTAAACTCATTGATGGTGAAAGAGGAATGAATCCTCTCTAATTTGGTCTTTGTCTCGTTCAATTTGATTGTATTTTGAGAAAGTTATCTTAATTTTTGTAAAAACTGTTAAAACCCTAGGTAGGGCAAACAGTGACATTGTAAAATGTAATAAACCTCCATTCCACGTTGATCAAAGGCTAATACTTGGTGGAATGGAGGCACATAGCatgtatttgtatttttttttggttgCAGGTTACCATGCTCACTTTTGCACGtgcaaaatgatgtcaaaatgctgATTTGACAGTGCCACAATCTGAAAATACAGTGATTTCATGGAGTTTTGAGTGGTGTAAATGCAACAAAGGTGTTTGAATGGTGTTGTAACCCCTTGGCATGATCCAAGTGTTAGGTGATCAAGGAAGCCAATCCATTCATGAGGATTTATGACTGTCCTAATCCTTGTGTTGACTATCACAGTTGGACAGTGCATAGAAATCACTGCACTTTACAAGTTTAGGAGTGGTTTGGGTGTTGATTTTGATGTCAGAGGTGTAGTAGGGTGGATCCCCATCATCATTACTTGTATTTGAAGGGTTGTGAACAAAGAATGGCCCAAGTAAGTATGACTGTCCCAAGCATACATGACTGTCACAAAAAGACAGTGTTGCAGCAGTGAgacttcctttgacctttgggtggttgggagggtaaagaaccATGGTGGTATGTGTTGAGAGGTCCTTGCAAGATTGATAGGGAGTACATTGGTTTGTGGATGTCTATTATAGGCTGTGAGTTGAGTCTTGGTGGAGATTGGAAGTCCTAATAGGGGGGTGGTCTTGAGTGAGTAGACACAAAGGGGTGCTTGGAGTGTTTGGATGTTGGAGAGTTGGGATTGGGACGTAGATATGTTACTTGGTCCTATTTGGATGTGAGTCAATGGTTGGGTGAGGATTAATGAATAAGGGTGTGCCTTTGGGGTATGGAAGCCTTATGAGTACTCAATAACCTTGTGAGGGATTTTGTGAGACAGTGAAGGGTCCTCACCTAattggataggtgagttgggagaaagatctcccttagTTGATTGGGTGTGTGTGTGGATGTTCTGCATCATTTACCCTAGaatttgccctagaatcacaattgcaacaagttagggttagggttacatatTTACCAAGTAGAATATCTCCTTTAAACAATATGGGCTTGGATTGAGACCCTGCAACCATAACCAAGGAtagcatatatgtatacatataattCCAACTATTAGGGTTAGATAATAACACAATAATCTTTAaatcaatatatatggaatatctatatgtaatgtccccactttgaaatagaatttaatggtgaatagtaataataaaattaaaattcaaaagaataaaaataaaattaaaatataaatataaaaagaatataattaaaaatttaattaagttaatgaatggtcaaaaggcttGAAATGATAAGGTGTGACTCCCAAACATGAggaataaaagggagaagagaactcgtTTGaagggggggataatttgggaatcagaagtgcagatctgatttaaataagaaatgcagatctgattatgaaaggttgtgtcccttccaAAGGGCATAAATaaagaagagttgcactctttcaaagggtgctaatggtggaagggtgtgtctcttgccaaaaggcatacatgatgaggagatgtgacctctccctcacattgagagatataaagaaaaatGAATCAAAAGAAAAGGAATTGGAAATCAAACAGCCTGCTTCCATGATCAAAATAACACTTTGAAGGAAGACGTTTTCAGGTATGGATTCTGTGCAATACTTCTGCAATATACAGATGTAACTACATAACTGGTTATTAGTAATAATATATATGAATCGATATTCTTGTATACTGGGATATAGTTCTATTCTGAAATACCATACGGGCTGTGATAAACTAAATTCAGTAATGTTCAGTCATTCTGATCTCTTATGCACATTAGTCTATGCTCTGCAATAATATTATGAATACTTTTAACACCCCACTGCATATTAATACACATGTCTCCATATGATGAATGCCATTGATATTTGAAATCCCATGATAGGTAATACATTCAATATATATATCTGTTACAGTAGATCCAGGCTATGATAATACTGAGAAATCGTACCTATGTAAGCATGATTGAAGGAGATGGGTTACAGTAAGGAGAACGGTGCTGGGGTCACTTTTAGGTATGCCACCTCATGGTTTAAAACCGgggagtcccatgaggccaagggggcatTGAGGATGCTGCCTCTGGGCCTATAAAGGAGAGACTTCCTGGGCACCTTGCTGTAACAGTCATCACACCTACCATATTGAATAAATATGCAACCATGGATTAGGATAGGTATGATGAGTGGAGGAGAATGGTGATAGGATGCCTCACTAGGTAAGCCACCTCATTGTTGGCATGGGCCACAAGAGGTCAAGGGGGTTAAGCCGCCCTTGAGCCTAGGGTAGAGGGTTTCTTGGGCACCACACTTAATCATCTTATCTACTCCTTCCCTATGACTATTTCTTCTAGAACAGACTTATGTTTTATCCAAATAGGTTCATAGGTTTTGTTATGATTATATGTATTTTATCCTAACCTGTTTGCAGGGTCTCATTCAGGATACTGAGTATTCCTTATCACACTCAGTAGTAAAGGTATAATTTCAGTACTCCCCTCAGTGAATCCCCTAAGGTTTGTATAGTACAACTATTGATACAGTCTGAGATATGTTGACTGCAGTTAATTTAAACACAAGACTATAAGAAAAAGATAATATCATGATCTGTGGTATAGCTGATTAATTGTTATTACTATGAATTCAATCTTAAactaaaaattgaaatttgaattatttttttgGATTTGGTAATAATGAGTTGCTTGTGAATTTAAATTGAATTGACTATATTACTCCCTACTATTCAATCACATTAGGGTTTGGAGGAAGAAGCATGATAGGTCTGCCCGAAGCCATCCCACACTAAGCCCAAAAGCGGATACTCACCCTCTTGGCCCTAGCGGCTGGCAACATGGACATCCACTTGGGGTGGCTTACTTAGTGGGTGCTTGTACCTATTTTCCCTACCCATGCCTCATCCCTTAAGGTCAATAACCCATCATGGTAGAGTTGGAGAGGAGATTGTAATAGGGGCATCTTGATTGTCCtatctaagcccaagagtggatctTTACCCTCTTGGCCCCAGTGGCAGGCAACATGGACATCCCCTCAGGGTGGCCTACTTAGAAGGCAATCTCATAATTTCCCTTCTTACACCTCCTTCCTTCTCTCCATGATGGGGGTTTACAAACAGAATTTAGAATTCTGCTGCTCTCACGTCTGATCTGAATATGATTTTCTTGACCAATGGTTGTAAAATGCTTGTGTTCGATGGATTCCCTTGGAGATCGATCTTGCTATTAATATCCTCCCACTGAGTGAAGAGGCATGTCTCTTCTTATTGGCAAAGGTTTGCACAAGGGCTGCTCCTTGCCTTCGTGTCCCTTCCCCTTCATCAATGGCACCTTAACTAATATTGATACAGATCATACCTCAAGATATTGCCCTTTCATAACATCGCACCCTTCCTTTATttttaatggctttgttgtttaatGTTAATTGCTGTATGTCTCGCTTCAATTAGAATATGAATTCATTTTCTATCATATAACTGATAGTTTGTAatataattgattgccatgatttGCTGTTATATAACCGATTATCATGTTGACCATTTAGTCTTCCACCGATGGTTTATATTGTGCTTTTCTGATCGCTGTTTTACGCATCTCAATCACTGCCTATCAGATCTTCTGCATATTGAAGATTAATTaccatttaattttaattataattgctGTCACTAGTTTAATGACAATAGTCACTTCTCCTTGGAGAATCATTAGTAAAGTTGATTGGTGCATCCTCCTTGTTGTCGATTAAGAAAATTGCGAAGTCTTTTTGAAAAGACAATTTTCTttattagggtttttattgtttaGGCGGGGGCATGACAGAATATGGGTGAATTCAGTTTTGTAGCAATTTTTGTGATGCATGTAGCTCCCAATAATATAATTTGGACTGATGTAAAACTTTTAATGGATTTCATTAAACTTACATTTGAAATGACTGAGTGTGCAAATAGTTACACAATTGACCCTGGCTTTTAATGAGATAGCTCACTTGCATAACCTTTTGTAATTTGTAATTCGCAAAGTACTAAAGCAAACTTTTATAAAGCTAAATGTCAAGTATGATTGCCAGGCATGCACATGAAATACAAGTATTAGCTTGGATATTTCTGTTCTCCAAAGTTTGCTAATTCATAATGCTTAGGTTCATATTGggctttttgtttgtttgttgaatAACTACTGTTGATCTGTAAAGATTAAATTCCAAAAGGCTGTGAACAAAATATataataatcatgtacatatttaTACTTTGTTATGTCAGTTGCTGCTAATAACAACATTCTTTTATTGGGTTATTATCAATTCTGCAACTACAAATTAAGCCTTATATATGTGGTATCCATACCGGGACTATATAGTTTTTCACTCATTTAGATGGCAGTAACACTTCAATTTCTCACTTGGAGCGTTTAGCTTGTGGCTATTTTTTCTTGATGATTGCGCAATAAGCTGTGGATCTGCGGTTATTGATTGTATGTGTTGGATaatatacaaaattgtgaagaTAAAAAAAAGGTCCTCCAGGGTAGCTTACAGCATAGAAGACCACCCTGCACCACCTGATTTTGCTTGGAACAAAGGCTATTTCATTATCAATATCATCTTGAAATTGTCTTAACTGAAACATGATATTTATGAGTAATTGGTAAAATGGAACTGATTATAACAGGCATAGTTTCATTAATACTCTGGAAAACAAGGGTAAGAAAAATCATGCGCCTAATAGTGCTAATTTGTGTGCAGTCATCTGTATGAATTGGATGCTCATCTGGACAGATTTTTGAGATCTGCATCCAAGGCAAAGATTCTCTCTCCTTTTGATCGCTCACATTTAAGAACCATTCTTGTACAAACTGCAGCTGCATCAAAATGTAAGATGGGGCATGTAAGATGTTGGTTGAGTGCAGGTCCAGGAGATTTCTTACTTACCCCTCCTGTTGGCCAACCAACTTCTGCATTTTATGCCATTGTGATTAAAGAAACATATTTGCCAATCAAGGAAGGGGTTTCAGTTGTAACATCAACTACACCTATGAAATCTCAAGAGATGGCAACCATGAAGAATGTCAATTATTTGCCTAATGCCCTCTCAAAAATGGGTGCAGAAGAAAAAGGATCTTACTCTGCTATCTGGGTTGATGATGAAGGTTATATTGCCGAAGGACCAAATGTGAATGTCGCATTCATTAGTAAAACCAATGAACTATTAGCACCCTCATTTGATAAGATTTTAAGTGGATGCACTGCCAAAAGAATGTTGGCACT is part of the Cryptomeria japonica chromosome 10, Sugi_1.0, whole genome shotgun sequence genome and harbors:
- the LOC131046265 gene encoding D-amino-acid transaminase, chloroplastic isoform X1, giving the protein MEHNSDADFEVPILSSSEVISRLQEKFGSHSEQPYPAMYSSIFGGVTTDPALMVIPIDDHMVHRGHAVFDTALIIDGHLYELDAHLDRFLRSASKAKILSPFDRSHLRTILVQTAAASKCKMGHVRCWLSAGPGDFLLTPPVGQPTSAFYAIVIKETYLPIKEGVSVVTSTTPMKSQEMATMKNVNYLPNALSKMGAEEKGSYSAIWVDDEGYIAEGPNVNVAFISKTNELLAPSFDKILSGCTAKRMLALAPKLVEQGWLTGIRVGNITVEEAKDAAEMMLVGSGLPILPITMWDGKPIGNGKEGPLTFSLSELLWEDMKAGPDSVRTPIPY
- the LOC131046265 gene encoding D-amino-acid transaminase, chloroplastic isoform X2; the encoded protein is MYSSIFGGVTTDPALMVIPIDDHMVHRGHAVFDTALIIDGHLYELDAHLDRFLRSASKAKILSPFDRSHLRTILVQTAAASKCKMGHVRCWLSAGPGDFLLTPPVGQPTSAFYAIVIKETYLPIKEGVSVVTSTTPMKSQEMATMKNVNYLPNALSKMGAEEKGSYSAIWVDDEGYIAEGPNVNVAFISKTNELLAPSFDKILSGCTAKRMLALAPKLVEQGWLTGIRVGNITVEEAKDAAEMMLVGSGLPILPITMWDGKPIGNGKEGPLTFSLSELLWEDMKAGPDSVRTPIPY